The Pseudomonadota bacterium nucleotide sequence ATAATTATCTGCTCGGTCGGAGCTTTGTTATGGATGTTGCGGGGCGTTAAAAGTGTTGCTGGTGGTACGGCGATCTCAAGGTTAGCGGCTTCTATTATAACGATAGTGGTTGTAGCCTACCTCTTGCTCGTAGATCCCGGCACGTATCAGATCTCTCCTACGGCGTGGCTCTCCTCTACGCAGTTCTTAGAAGCTGTGCGGCCCACGCAGCGCGAGAGGTTTTACTCGTTCGGCTCAGAGGCATACTCAGCTAGCTTTTATTTGAGAAAGCCATTTTATATGGCTGATAAATCCCTGCCCGCAGGATCGGTTGTTTTTATTGAGGCGAAGAACCTGGATAAATTTAAGCAGGAGATCGGAGTACCCTTTACCGAGCTATCTAGATACTCATCAGGGCTAGAAGATCCTCTAAAGAAGGACCTCGTAGTAGTCGAGACCGGTGCGCTCAAATAATTATGGCGACCCACAAGCCTTTTGAACTTGTGGGCCGCCATATGAGAAACGCTTATAATGCTAGCGTGTGTCTGACTACCAGCTTGACTTGGTAACACCAGGAAGAAGACCTTGGTGAGCCATTGCGCGGAACACGATACGCGATACCATGAACTTGCTGTATACGCCACGTGAGCGACCAGAAATTTGGCAACGGTTGCGGACTCGCTCCTTAGCTCCGTTACGAGGGAGCGATTGCAGCTTCATGCGAGCATTATAACGGTCCTCATCAGATATCTTCATATCGATAGCCTTTGCACGCAGCTCATTTCTAAGAGCGAACTGCTTAGCTGCCATCTTTTTGCGCTTTTCGTTACGAAGGACCGAACTTTTCTTTGCCATACTTTACCAAAACTACAGTGAACTAGAATTACTATCTAAAGCTTCAGGTGCACAGGGTGTTACCTTAGAAGCCGGTGAATGATATCATAACTTTAGCTCATGTCTAGGCTATGAAGGGAAATAGCAAAGCATGTAACTGCCTGAATTTACAGGATGCTGTCGCGTGCGGCGCGTTCGCGTATAAAGAATAGTTGTACGGTCGCCATAAACATAAGCGCGGCGCTGAACCACATCAGACTTTGTAGGGGTAGGAAATCAAGTAGCGTAAAGGCAGTAACGGGGGCGAGTAATCCGCGCAGC carries:
- the rpsN gene encoding 30S ribosomal protein S14, which translates into the protein MAKKSSVLRNEKRKKMAAKQFALRNELRAKAIDMKISDEDRYNARMKLQSLPRNGAKERVRNRCQISGRSRGVYSKFMVSRIVFRAMAHQGLLPGVTKSSW